The nucleotide sequence GCATAACCGCGATAACCTTTGAATGCCGGTTTTGCCCCCGCCTTCAAAACAATCGCTTCGGCTTTGGAGTCCAATTCCAGCGTTGTCATCCCGGGATGAAGAAGTTTTTGCACCTCTTTCATTACAAGTACAACAATTTGATTCGCCGATCGCATCTTCTCAATCTCGCTTGGCGATTTCAAATAAATCATCTTATCAAAGAGCTAATGGATTCAAAAACTTTTGCAGGGCGCTGAGCTCCATCCACCGTCATTAACAACCCCTTCTCTTCGTAAAACTTAAGCAAAGGAGAAGTCTCCTTTGCATAAACTTTTAACCGATGACGGACTGTTTTTTCTTCGTCATCTTTGCGTTGCACCAAAGCACCGCCACATTGATTGCAGACTCCCTCTTTTATGGGAGCCCGGAATTGCAAGTGGTAGGAAGTGCCACAAGCACTGCATTGTCTGCGGCCCGTCATTCTGGTAACCGCATCTTCTTCCGAAACATTCAGGGCCACAACCACATCCAGCGATTTTTTTGCTTTTTGGAACCACTGCTCCAATCCCAATGCCTGTCCAACGGTTCTTGGAAAGCCATCCAAAATAAAACCATTCGCGCAATCGGACTTTGACATTCTCTCTTCCATCAATTCGAGAACAACCGAATCAGGAACCAAAGTCCCGCTTTCCAAAATCCCTTGAACCTTTTGACCCAGCGGTGTTTTGTCACGCACCGCCTGCCTAAAAAGATCCCCGGTCGTAATCCGGGGCACTTTCAAAGACTCCGCCAATTTTTCGGCCTGCGTCCCCTTACCAGCTCCGGGCGGCCCAATCAAGACAATGTTATAGACCATTAACGTCCCCTAAAACGTCCACCCCCCTTGGCTCCCAGAAATCCCTCGTAATGCCTCGAGAGCAGATGGGATTCTATCTGAGCCAAAGTATCCATGGCCACACCAACAAGAATCAAAAAAGAGGTTCCACCAAATGTCCGTGTCAAAGAATAAGGTATCCCAAGTTGATCCCCCAAAATATTGGGCAGGATACAAACAGCAGAAATATAAAGAGCCCCGCCCAAAGTAATTCTACTCAGAATTAAATCAATAAAATCAGCCGTACTCTTTCCCGGCCTGATTCCGGGAACATACCCTCCATGTTTTTTCAAATTTTCCGCCACATCAACCGGATTAAAAGCAACGGCGGTATAAAAATAGGCAAAAAAGATAATCAATGCCAGATAGAGC is from Deltaproteobacteria bacterium and encodes:
- a CDS encoding adenylate kinase is translated as MVYNIVLIGPPGAGKGTQAEKLAESLKVPRITTGDLFRQAVRDKTPLGQKVQGILESGTLVPDSVVLELMEERMSKSDCANGFILDGFPRTVGQALGLEQWFQKAKKSLDVVVALNVSEEDAVTRMTGRRQCSACGTSYHLQFRAPIKEGVCNQCGGALVQRKDDEEKTVRHRLKVYAKETSPLLKFYEEKGLLMTVDGAQRPAKVFESISSLIR